The Acidobacteriota bacterium nucleotide sequence CCACGGCGCCGTGGAAGAAGCCCGTCGCTTCGGGATGGTTCAGGGCGTCGATGGCGAAGTTCTGGGCGCCGAACTGGCGTGCCGACAGCAGCGAGCTGAAGACGAACACCGGGTTGTTGCCGCGCTGCCATGACTCGATTAACGAGAGACGGGGGAAGAAGCCGGACCTGGCCTCGTCTTCGCGCGCGGCGGACTCTCGGGCGCTCGAGCGGGTCGCCTCAAGCGCGCGGTTGCCGCCGATGGCCTGGGCCGTGGCTTCGTCCAAGGTCAGCACGCTCTGGGCTGACACGGTAGCGGCCGCCAGCAGACTGGCGGCCAGGGAGAGGGAAAGGGTGAATCGCATCGCCCACAGAGATGCAGGGTTCCGCGGAAAGGTGACAGCTCGGGCTATCATGTTGACAGCACACGAGATGGCGCAATCACTGTCAGACCCCCATCAGGCCGACCGCGCCCGTTATGCCGCCTTGCTGGCCGAAATCGGCCGCGACGGCAATGGTCCGGCCATGGAAGAGCTGCTGACCGACGTCCAGGCCCTGGCGTACCGGTTCAGCCTGCTCGTCTGCGGTAACGCCGCCGACGCCGAAGACGCCATGCAAGACGCGCTGCTCCAGACTTACAAGAGCGCCCGCCGCATCCGCCAACCCGACGCCTTTCGAACGTGGCTCTATCGCACCGTGAAAAACTCGTGCCTGATGTCGCGCCGCACCGCCGCGCACGAGCCGTTGCACCTGGCCTCGCTCGACGAGGATCGCGCGGAGCAGGTGGCGTCGGCGGCGCCGAACCCCGAAGAGCAGACGGCCGCCGGCGAGCAGCGGCATCGCTTTCGCGAGGCGTTCCGCTCGTTGCCCAGGCCCTACCGGCTGGTGGCGTTCCTGCGAGACGTCGAAGGCCTGTCCACGCGCGAGGTGGCCGAGGTGGTGGGCATTTCCGAAGACAACGTGAAACAACGGCTGCACCGGGCACGGACGCTCCTGCGCAAGGCGCTGGCATGAGCAAGGCGAAGACGCCGGCGGCGACGGCACACTGCCGGGTCACGCCGCTGCATTGGTCGCAGTACCTGGACGGCGAGTTCTCGACGGCCGAATGCCGGCGTTGCGAAGCGCACTTACAAGGGTGCGAATCGTGCCGCAGAAAGCTGCAGGGCTTGCGCCGCCTCGTCCGCGCCTGCCGGGCGGCTGGGGCGAAGGCGGTGCCGGTCACCGTCAGGGCGACCGCAAGGCGCCGGGCACGCGCCCTGCTGTCACGATCGCGGCGCTGAGGTAGCATGGGGCCCGCCGCCGAATGCGGCGTGGAGCCACACCATGATTACCAGACGCGATTTCGTGAAGACCGCTTCCGCCACCCTGGCCGCGGCCTCGCCGCTGTCGGCGGAACTGCTCATCCAGCGCACGGTGCGCCCCGTCGTCATCTCCGATTTCTCGGGATGGGAGTTCAAGAACGGCGGCGCCGAGAACGCCGTGCAGCGCGCCTTCCGGCTGATCACCGAGGGCAAGGACGTCCTTGACGCGCTCATCGCCGGCGTCAACATCCCCGAACTGGATCCGCTCGAGACCGGCATCGGCTACGGATCGTTGCCCAACGCCGACGGCGTCATTCAACTGGATGCGTCGTGCATGCACGGCCCCAGGAAACGCGCCGGTGCGGTGGCCGGCATCGAGGGCGTCCGCACGCCGTCGCTCGTGGCCCAGGCCGTGATGGATCACACCGACCATCACTTGCTCGCCGGTGACGGCGCTCAGCAGTTCGCGCGCGCGATGGGGTTCACCATCGAAGACGACCTCAACACCGACAATTCGCGCCAGCTGTGGCGTGAGTGGAAACGCCGCCTCGATCCCGAACGCTGGCTCGATCCAAACGGCGACGGGCGCAAGCCCAAGCCGCGGCATGAGAAGGACCCGGGCGAGTTGGCCGCGCGCGGCCTCGCGGCCGGACGCTCGATGGTTCGCGACGGTCTCATCCGCGAAGGCAGCTTCTGGGGCACCATCAACTGCGACGCCATCGGCCCCACCGGCGACCTCTGCGGCGTGACCACCACCAGCGGCCTGGCGTGGAAGATTCCTGGGCGCATCGGCGACTCCCCCATCCTGGGTGCGGGGCTCTACGTGGACAACGAGGTCGGCGCCGCCGGATCCACCGGTCGCGGCGAAGCCAACCTCTACAACCTGTCGTCGTTCCTGGTCGTCGAGGGCATGCGCCGCGGCCTGTCGCCGAAGGACGCGGGGATGGAGGCGCTCAGGCGCATCCGCGCCAATACCGTCGAGGCGCGGCTGCTCAACGCGAAGGGCAACCCCAACTTCAACATCCGCTTCTTCGCGCTGAACAAGCGCGGCGAGTATGCCGGGGTGGCGATGTATCACGCCGGCGAAACCAATTACGCGGTGTGCACCGAGAACGGCGCGCAGACGCTCGAGCTCGAGCCACTGCTGCCGGGCGGGCCTGAGGATTAGGCACTCAGTCGCAGGATCATGGGCATGAACCGGCGCGCGTTTCTGCAGTCCACCACCGCCGGCTTGTTCGCCGCCCCAGCGGTGATGAGCCGCGTGCTGCAGGAGTCGGCCGCGCCGGCCATGCCGGGCGGCGTGCAGGTCGGCGATGTCACGGCGACCCGCGCCATGATGTGGAGCGCCGCCGATCGCCCGGCGCGGATGATGCTGGAGCTGTCCCGTGACGAGCGCTTCACGTCTCCGAGACTCATCGAGGGGCCGGTCGCGCTGGAGAACAGCCAGTTCACGGCCAAGCTCGATCTCGGCGGGCTCACCGCCGGCGAGCCCGTGTTCTATCGCGTCTGGTTCGACGACCTCGCGCGGCCGGGCCTGCGCAGTGCTCCGGTCACCGGCCAATTCCGCGCCGCCCCCACGGCCGCTCGCCCACTCACCTTCTGCTGGTCCGGCGACGTCGTCGGCCAGGGCTGGGGGCTCAGTTCCGACTTCGGCGGCATGCGCCTGTACGAAACCATGGCGCGGCACCACCCGGACCTGTTCATCCACTCCGGCGACATGATTTATGCCGACGGTCCGCTCGCGGCCGAAGTGACGCTCGATGATGGCTCCACCTGGAAGAACCTGGTGACGCCGGCCAAGAGCAAGGTCGCCGAAACCTTGGACGAGTTCCGCGGCAACTTCGCCTACAACCTGCTCGACCCGCATGCCCGCGCGTTCAACAGCCAGGTGCCCATGGTCGTGCAGTGGGACGATCACGAGGTGATCAACAACTGGAGCCCCGGCACGGACCTGTCGATTCGGCCGGGCTACACCGAGCGCAGCATCGGACTGCTCGCGGCCCGCGCCAAGCGCGCGATGTTCGAGTACCTGCCGATCCGGTCGCACCCGGACGAAGCGGAGCGTGTCTACCGTGCCTATCGATATGGGCCCGTCGCCGAAGTGTTCGTGCTCGACCAGCGGAGTTACCGCGCCGCCAATGGTGCGAACCGAGAAGAGACGCCCAGCCGGGCGACACGCATGATGGGCCCGGCGCAGGTGGCATGGCTCAAGCAGAACCTCGCCGCGTCGACCGCCACGTGGAAGATCATCGCCAGTGACATGCCGCTCGGCCTGCTGATCGGCGATGGCCAGAAGGACGGCGTGCCGGCGTGGGAAGGGTGGGCGAACGGCCCGGGAGCGCCGCTTGGCCGCGAGCACGAGCTGGCCGACGTGCTGTCGTTCATCAAGCGCGAACGCGTGCACAACGTGGTGTGGGTCACCGCCGACGTCCACTATGCCGCGGCGCACTTCTACGACCCCAAGGTGGCCGTGTTCAAGGACTTCACGCCGTTCTGGGAGTTCGTTGGCGGGCCGCTGCACGCCGGCACGTTTGGGTCGAGCGTCGCCGACCCCACGTTTGGGTGCACGCAGGTCTTCAACAGCGTCCCCGCCAACTTGAAGCCGAATCGGCCGCCCAGTGAAGGCCTGCAGTTCTTCGGGACGCTGACCATCGATCCGCGTACGAAGCGGATGACGGCGGCAATCTGGAACTTGAAGAACGAGCGGCTGTGGAGTCAAGAATTGGAAGCGGAGTGACTGACATGACACGTTCAACGCAATTGCTCGCGGGCCTTGCTCTGATCGCCGCACTCGGCACGGTTCCAGCGGCGCAGCAGGCTCCGTCCCTCTCGATCGAGACGCTGATGGCAACGCCGTTCCCCACCGACCTGGTGGCCGCACCCACTGGCGGGCGGATCGCGTGGGTGTCGAGCAACACCGGCGTGCACAACGTGCTGGTCGCCGACCCGTCACCAGGCACCGGACCGATGGCCGGACGCACCGATCACCAGTGGCGCGCGGTCACCACCTACACGGGCGACGACGGTCTCTGGATCACCGACCTTGGCTGGACGAGCGATGGCGGCACCCTCGTCTTCGTGCGCGGCGACGGCGCCAATCGCCAGGGCGAGTCGCCCAATCCCGCGCAGTTGCAGGACGGCACCGAGCAAGCGGTGTTCGCGGTTCCCGCCGCTGGCGGTACGCCGCGCCGACTGGGCGCCGGCAGCGGGCCCGTTCCATCGCCCCGGGGCCAGCGTGTCGCCTGGGTCTCCCGCGGACAGATCTGGAGCGCCGACCTCGCGTTGGCCACTGACAAGCCGGCCCAACTGGTCAACGCGCGCGGCAGCGCGTCGGGGCTGGCGTGGTCGCCCGACGGCTCGATGCTGGCCTTCTCGAGCGGCCGAGGCACCCACAGTTACATTGGCGTGTTCACGCTGGCGTCGCGCGAGCTGCGCTACCTCGATCCCTCCCTCGATCGCGATGGCAGCCCGGCGTGGTCGCCCGACGGCTCGCGCCTGGCCTGGATTCGGCAGGGCGCCGCGCCCCGGGCCCGCATGTTCTCGCCACGGCGGACCGTTGACGAGCCGTGGTCGATTCGCGTCGCCGACGTGAAGACGGGGCAGGCCCGCCAGGCCTGGAAGGCCGATGCCGGCTACGGCAGCGCGTTCCAGGGCGTGGTGTCGGACAGCCAGTTGTATTGGGGCGCCGGCGACCGGCTGGTGTTCCCGTGGGAGAAGGACGGCTGGCTGCATTTGTACTCTGTTCCCGCCCCCGGCGGGAAGATTGGCAGCGGGGATCCTTCCGGCGGAGCGGCCACGCTGCTGACGCCCGGCGCCTTCGAGGTCGAGTACGTGAACATCTCGCCCGACCGGACGCGGATGATCTACAACTCCAACCAGGACGACATCGACCGGCGGCATGTCTGGACCGTGCCGGTGGACGGCTCGGCCAACCCGGCGCGTAACGCGGTGAAGTCAAACGGCAGCGAATGGCAGCCGGTGATCACGAGCGACGGGCATGTCGCGGCTCTGCACGCCGACGCGCAGATGCCGCCACACGTGATGGTGATCCAGCCCGATGGCCTGGCACACAACCTGCTCGAGAACCTGCTGCCGGCCGGCTTCGACCCGGCCGCCCTGGTGCAGCCACAGGCGGTCACGGTGACCGCGACCGACGGCATGCCGATTCCCGCGCAGCTGTTCGTGCCGCGCGATCTGAAAGCCGGCGAGAAGCGGCCCGGGGTGATCTTCTTCCACGGCGGATCGCGGCGGCAGATGCTGCTCACCTGGCACTACAACTACTACTACCGCAATGCCTACGCGATGAATCAGTGGCTGGCGAGCCAGGGCTACGTGGTGCTGTCGGTGAACTACCGCAGCGGAATTGGCTACGGTCTCGAGTTTCGCGAGGCGCTGAATTACGGGGCGACTGGCGGCGCTGAATTCAACGACGTGATGGGCGCCGGCCTTTACATGAAGGGCCGAGCCGACGTCGACCCGTCGCGCATCGGACTGTGGGGCGGTTCGTACGGCGGCTACCTCACGGCTATGGGCCTGTCGCGCGCCTCGGATCTGTTCGCGGCGGGCGTGGACATCCACGGCGTGCACGACTGGAACCAGGGCATCCGCACGTTCATTCCCGAATACAACGTGCTGGACGACCCGGACTTCTCGCGCACGGCGTTCGCGTCCTCGCCCATGGCGACCGTCGATGGCTGGAAGTCACCAGTGCTGCTGATCCACGGCGATGACGACCGCAACGTCTCGTTCATCGAGTCAATCAACTTGATCGTCGCGTTACGCAAACGCAACGTCGAGGTCGAACCGCTGGTCTTTCCAGACGAAGTCCACGACTTCCTGCGACACCAGAACTGGGTGAGGGCCTACAAGGCCTCGGCCGACTTCTTCAACCGCAAGTTGGGGCCGGCCAGCCACAGATAAATACCGCCACAGATTGGTCACAGAGTGGTCACAGATTGGACACGGATTGACCAGCGGCGCGACTCGTCAGACACCAGTTCGCCGAGCGACGCTCCGCGTCGCGGGTGCGGCGAAGAGCTCCCAGAAATGAGTCGTCCATAATTCACACTCGACTCATTTCTGGGAGTTCTTCGCCGCACCAAGCGCTGGCCGAAGGCCGGCGCGGCGAACTCGCATCTGTGAAATCTGCGTAATCTGTGGCTGTTCTACAACGCCAGTCGCGCGGTTTCGTGGCCGCCGGCGATGTCGGCCATGCGGGCGGCAGTAGCGTCAAGCACGCGCGCGATCTGCGTGGCCGGTAGCTCTGCCGGCGCATAGACGACCACAAGTGCCTCGGTGGTGGCCGTGGTGACCATCGTCCGCGCAGAGTCGGAGGTCGGGTTCCCAAACGCGCCGGCGGTATCGGCCAGCGTGATTCGCCCACCGACGTTCACATCGTCTTTGCGGATCCCCGCGTACGATTCTCCGGCCGCGCCCAGCCGCATCGTCACCGCTCCGGCGATCTTCGACAGGTCGTAGAGTCCGTACGGAAGCTGGAACTCGAGCGAGCACCAGTTCACGATGTCGACCAGCGAGTTGATGCGAGGAATGGTGTCGCCCTTGCGGACGCGGCGCAGCAGCGCCTCGTTCGACGGCCGCGTCTTGGTGGGATCGAGGCCCACGCGCTTGTACATCGTCCGCACAGCCGCCGACTCGGCCGGGGGCGACAGCCGCACGCGCGCCTCGGCCTCGGCCAACAGCGCATCCAACCGGTGCTCGTGCGACACGACCGTGGCACCGCTCCACCACAGCAGCCCGGGCCTCACGATCGAGAAAAGTTCTGTGGAGAGCGTGAATTCAGCCACCGATGTCCGCCTTCGCTCCGGGATCGGCCGAGCTTCGGCGCGACGTCGCACCACCGGCCTCCGGCCGCGTGCGCGACGCCTCCGCTTCCACGGCCGGGCGAATCACCTCGCGCACCTGCTCGGCCAGGGCGCGAATCTCGGCCGGCGTCGGCTCGGGGTTCGCTGGCGTCTCGATCGGATCGTGCACGAGCAACGTGACCTGCCCGGGCCGGGTCGTCAGCTCGCCCTTCTTCATCACGTGCCGGCTCCCGATCACCGAAATCGGCGCGAGCGGCAGGCCCGCCTGCAGGGCCAGCAGGATGCTGCCGCCCTTGAACTTGCCCATCATGCCGGTGCGGCTGCGCGTCCCTTCGGGAAACACGATCAGCGACAGGCCGTTCGCGGTGAGTCGGCTGGCCCAGCCGATGATGCCCGCCTTGTCGGGGCGGCTGCGGTCCACGAGCATGTGCCCGGTTCGCTTCAGGTGCGGCCCCAGCATCGGGAAGTTGCCCAGCGACTCCTTGGCGATGATCCGCAGCTGGAACGGGATCGACCAGAACAACACCGGGATGTCGTAGATGCTCTGGTGGTTCGCCACGAACACGTAGGTCTTGCCAGGCACCAGGCGCTCGAGGCCCTTTACGTCCACCGCGACGCCGGTCGTCGCCAGGATCAGCCACGACCACGCCCGCGCGCAGCCGTGCGCGAAATGGCCGCGGCGGTCGAAGAAGCTGGAGGTGATCGACGCCAGGCCGAGGACGATGGTGTAGACGGCGATGGCCGGGATCAGGAACAGGACGGTTCGTACGAGGTGAAACGACAAAGCGCCTATCGGTCTTTCGCGACGATCGGCGAGGGCGAAGCCACCGCGGCCGAGGCACCGGTGGCCGCCGCCGG carries:
- a CDS encoding sigma-70 family RNA polymerase sigma factor, which encodes MLTAHEMAQSLSDPHQADRARYAALLAEIGRDGNGPAMEELLTDVQALAYRFSLLVCGNAADAEDAMQDALLQTYKSARRIRQPDAFRTWLYRTVKNSCLMSRRTAAHEPLHLASLDEDRAEQVASAAPNPEEQTAAGEQRHRFREAFRSLPRPYRLVAFLRDVEGLSTREVAEVVGISEDNVKQRLHRARTLLRKALA
- a CDS encoding zf-HC2 domain-containing protein, with amino-acid sequence MSKAKTPAATAHCRVTPLHWSQYLDGEFSTAECRRCEAHLQGCESCRRKLQGLRRLVRACRAAGAKAVPVTVRATARRRARALLSRSRR
- a CDS encoding N(4)-(beta-N-acetylglucosaminyl)-L-asparaginase, translated to MITRRDFVKTASATLAAASPLSAELLIQRTVRPVVISDFSGWEFKNGGAENAVQRAFRLITEGKDVLDALIAGVNIPELDPLETGIGYGSLPNADGVIQLDASCMHGPRKRAGAVAGIEGVRTPSLVAQAVMDHTDHHLLAGDGAQQFARAMGFTIEDDLNTDNSRQLWREWKRRLDPERWLDPNGDGRKPKPRHEKDPGELAARGLAAGRSMVRDGLIREGSFWGTINCDAIGPTGDLCGVTTTSGLAWKIPGRIGDSPILGAGLYVDNEVGAAGSTGRGEANLYNLSSFLVVEGMRRGLSPKDAGMEALRRIRANTVEARLLNAKGNPNFNIRFFALNKRGEYAGVAMYHAGETNYAVCTENGAQTLELEPLLPGGPED
- a CDS encoding alkaline phosphatase D family protein, with amino-acid sequence MNRRAFLQSTTAGLFAAPAVMSRVLQESAAPAMPGGVQVGDVTATRAMMWSAADRPARMMLELSRDERFTSPRLIEGPVALENSQFTAKLDLGGLTAGEPVFYRVWFDDLARPGLRSAPVTGQFRAAPTAARPLTFCWSGDVVGQGWGLSSDFGGMRLYETMARHHPDLFIHSGDMIYADGPLAAEVTLDDGSTWKNLVTPAKSKVAETLDEFRGNFAYNLLDPHARAFNSQVPMVVQWDDHEVINNWSPGTDLSIRPGYTERSIGLLAARAKRAMFEYLPIRSHPDEAERVYRAYRYGPVAEVFVLDQRSYRAANGANREETPSRATRMMGPAQVAWLKQNLAASTATWKIIASDMPLGLLIGDGQKDGVPAWEGWANGPGAPLGREHELADVLSFIKRERVHNVVWVTADVHYAAAHFYDPKVAVFKDFTPFWEFVGGPLHAGTFGSSVADPTFGCTQVFNSVPANLKPNRPPSEGLQFFGTLTIDPRTKRMTAAIWNLKNERLWSQELEAE
- a CDS encoding prolyl oligopeptidase family serine peptidase gives rise to the protein MTRSTQLLAGLALIAALGTVPAAQQAPSLSIETLMATPFPTDLVAAPTGGRIAWVSSNTGVHNVLVADPSPGTGPMAGRTDHQWRAVTTYTGDDGLWITDLGWTSDGGTLVFVRGDGANRQGESPNPAQLQDGTEQAVFAVPAAGGTPRRLGAGSGPVPSPRGQRVAWVSRGQIWSADLALATDKPAQLVNARGSASGLAWSPDGSMLAFSSGRGTHSYIGVFTLASRELRYLDPSLDRDGSPAWSPDGSRLAWIRQGAAPRARMFSPRRTVDEPWSIRVADVKTGQARQAWKADAGYGSAFQGVVSDSQLYWGAGDRLVFPWEKDGWLHLYSVPAPGGKIGSGDPSGGAATLLTPGAFEVEYVNISPDRTRMIYNSNQDDIDRRHVWTVPVDGSANPARNAVKSNGSEWQPVITSDGHVAALHADAQMPPHVMVIQPDGLAHNLLENLLPAGFDPAALVQPQAVTVTATDGMPIPAQLFVPRDLKAGEKRPGVIFFHGGSRRQMLLTWHYNYYYRNAYAMNQWLASQGYVVLSVNYRSGIGYGLEFREALNYGATGGAEFNDVMGAGLYMKGRADVDPSRIGLWGGSYGGYLTAMGLSRASDLFAAGVDIHGVHDWNQGIRTFIPEYNVLDDPDFSRTAFASSPMATVDGWKSPVLLIHGDDDRNVSFIESINLIVALRKRNVEVEPLVFPDEVHDFLRHQNWVRAYKASADFFNRKLGPASHR
- a CDS encoding phenylalanine--tRNA ligase beta subunit-related protein, whose protein sequence is MAEFTLSTELFSIVRPGLLWWSGATVVSHEHRLDALLAEAEARVRLSPPAESAAVRTMYKRVGLDPTKTRPSNEALLRRVRKGDTIPRINSLVDIVNWCSLEFQLPYGLYDLSKIAGAVTMRLGAAGESYAGIRKDDVNVGGRITLADTAGAFGNPTSDSARTMVTTATTEALVVVYAPAELPATQIARVLDATAARMADIAGGHETARLAL
- a CDS encoding lysophospholipid acyltransferase family protein, with translation MSFHLVRTVLFLIPAIAVYTIVLGLASITSSFFDRRGHFAHGCARAWSWLILATTGVAVDVKGLERLVPGKTYVFVANHQSIYDIPVLFWSIPFQLRIIAKESLGNFPMLGPHLKRTGHMLVDRSRPDKAGIIGWASRLTANGLSLIVFPEGTRSRTGMMGKFKGGSILLALQAGLPLAPISVIGSRHVMKKGELTTRPGQVTLLVHDPIETPANPEPTPAEIRALAEQVREVIRPAVEAEASRTRPEAGGATSRRSSADPGAKADIGG